A window of the Zeugodacus cucurbitae isolate PBARC_wt_2022May chromosome 4, idZeuCucr1.2, whole genome shotgun sequence genome harbors these coding sequences:
- the Slc6a1_1 gene encoding sodium- and chloride-dependent GABA transporter 1 isoform X2, with translation MQENDKFFCAYKRYKICPKMEIPTTKYLADYLYVVHEDVPFRYYRKTKCSIFRGLVLCICLNVTYANIVRFPRELDKYGSSYLIPYITLLFLVGLPIILLEISVGQFLGQSAAHTWTASPIFKGACIISRFASWLSTIWVSLQAVLAVAYIGMFIFDSLPFRECVGNVKLALNGYTVTGNSGQECLQRTFLTPFWENPMYFGMLAVGLIGIWIVVMLCTHNGRFLRRSLFFFGILGFLLLCCLTGWEVHNSFQRSYFPELWPFDSTLLMDSNIWFNALMQVLFATNCGFGALPAVTGKFLYKGDAVRTSIVYLCFNLLVNAIAVTLFMVQFDLSANSGSMIEELKPLTAVYDRVMYDRPSNELIARIIPVLIYALIVISAIVAMTVSIYTVTRLVPRHPNYIISLVALVMTIISLAAPKFIIARILDTRIVGTILITALVFELIAISWIYGVKNIYTDLEFSIGRPIFKGWMWLWCVCPAILTALLVWWCSDDDQFDLLAEYVPRWAPILLALAVIFIIACVQIFRQVEYNFFGMICEASKPAKEWGPTDPLARHAWKQWRSVCQDTGRRDFTLRRRGTRDYTHSIKKGQYSSSSKYANGHAAQQNWKQSTTGNSSPNYSGSMFGDSAIEEDISVDKFPGVSQQFMPFQSSDGKPLRYSNRSRAQPQQRSNAQQQPQQQYMDQHRQYQNQQLEDESLPSPPPPPPSHVHAMRAPNANAEKHREIVYIRRLSEDGRHATRIEITPSNESITYGSSNAITANGGARNPMSRVSGNGPHGAAYVKRSSSTSMAEHNRHSVVSVGGGALVGGVAGAKLPPHNTNGSADHICWRKFTVNPQEYSTEL, from the exons ACAAAATGCTCGATATTCCGTGGGCTCGTGCTGTGCATCTGCTTGAACGTCACCTACGCCAACATCGTGCGCTTCCCCCGTGAACTGGACAAATACGGCTCGTCGTATTTGATTCCATACATAACGCTATTGTTTCTAGTCGGTTTGCCAATCATCTTGCTGGAGATATCAGTGGGACAATTTTTGGGCCAAAGTGCAGCGCACACATGGACCGCCTCGCCCATATTTAAAG GCGCCTGCATCATCAGCCGCTTCGCGTCATGGCTGTCGACGATTTGGGTGTCGCTGCAAGCGGTCTTGGCGGTGGCCTACATCGGCATGTTCATCTTCGACTCGCTGCCTTTTCGGGAGTGTGTGGGCAACGTGAAGTTGGCGCTG AATGGCTACACGGTGACTGGCAACAGCGGACAAGAATGCTTGCAGCGCACGTTCTTAACGCCGTTCTGGGAGAATCCCATGTACTTCGGCATGCTGGCCGTTGGACTGATCGGCATTTGGATTGTGGTCATGCTGTG CACTCACAATGGACGTTTCTTGCGCCGTAGCCTCTTCTTCTTTGGCATACTGGGCTTCCTGCTGCTGTGTTGCCTCACTGGCTGGGAAGTGCACAACTCCTTCCAGCGCTCCTACTTTCCCGAGCTCTGGCCGTTCGATTCGACACTACTCATGGACTCTAACATCTGGTTCAACGCTTTGATGCAGGTACTCTTCGCCACCAACTGCGGCTTTGGCGCTTTGCCCGCCGTCACAGGGAAGTTCCTCTACAAAGGCGACGCCGTGCGCACATCGATCGTTTATTTGTGCTTCAATCTGCTGGTGAATGCAATTGCCGTCACACTATTCATGGTACAATTCGATCTCTCGGCGAATAGTGGTTCCATGATTGAGGAGCTCAAGCCCCTCACAGCCGTGTACGATCGCGTCATGTACGATCGTCCCAGCAACGAGCTAATCGCACGCATCATACCCGTACTAATTTATGCGTTGATTGTGATTTCCGCTATTGTGGCAATGACGGTGTCCATTTATACGGTCACACGGTTGGTGCCGCGGCATCCGAATTACATCATCAGCTTGGTGGCGCTCGTCATGACGATCATATCGTTGGCCGCGCCGAAATTCATAATTGCGCGCATTTTGGATACGCGTATCGTTGGTACAATCTTAATTACGGCGCTTGTCTTCGAGCTGATTGCGATCAGTTGGATTTATGGCGTCAAGAATATCTACACAGACTTGGAATTCTCCATTGGACGACCGATCTTCAAAGGGTGGATGTGGCTGTGGTGCGTATGCCCGGCTATACTCACCGCGCTGTTGGTGTGGTGGTGTTCGGATGACGATCAGTTTGATTTGCTCGCGGAATATGTACCACGCTGGGCGCCCATTTTACTCGCGCTGGCAGTGATCTTCATTATAGCTTGTGTGCAGATATTCCGACAAGTTGAGTACAATTTCTTCGGTATGATCTGTGAGGCCTCCAAACCGGCGAAAGAGTGGGGACCAACCGATCCTTTGGCACGCCATGCCTGGAAGCAATGGCGTTCGGTGTGTCAAGATACTGGGCGCCGTGATTTCACACTTCGTCGACGCGGTACACGTGACTACACACACTCCATCAAGAAGGGTCAATATTCCAGCTCTAGTAAATATGCGAACGGCCATGCCGCGCAACAGAACTGGAAGCAATCAACCACCGGTAACAGTTCGCCCAACTACAGCGGCTCTATGTTCGGCGATTCCGCTATCGAAGAGGATATTAGCGTTGACAAGTTTCCAGGTGTGTCACAGCAGTTTATGCCCTTTCAGAGCAGTGATGGCAAGCCGCTACGGTATTCAAATCGCTCACGTGCTCAACCACAACAACGTAgcaatgcacaacaacaaccgcaacaaCAGTACATGGATCAACACAGACAATACCAGAATCAGCAGCTTGAGGACGAGTCGCTGCCCAGCCCTCCACCACCACCGCCCAGTCACGTACACGCCATGCGTGCGCCCAACGCCAATGCCGAGAAGCATCGTGAGATTGTGTACATACGCAGACTCTCGGAGGATGGCCGCCATGCGACGCGCATCGAGATAACACCGTCCAACGAATCCATAACCTACGGCAGCTCAAACGCCATCACAGCCAATGGCGGCGCGCGCAACCCTATGAGCCGAGTCAGCGGAAATGGGCCGCACGGCGCCGCCTACGTAAAGCGCTCCTCTAGCACCAGCATGGCCGAGCACAACCGACACTCGGTCGTGAGTGTGGGTGGCGGCGCTCTCGTGGGAGGTGTCGCCGGCGCCAAATTGCCACCACACAACACGAACGGCAGCGCGGATCACATCTGCTGGCGGAAGTTCACGGTGAATCCGCAAGAGTACTCCACGGAGCTGTGA